One region of Triticum aestivum cultivar Chinese Spring chromosome 6B, IWGSC CS RefSeq v2.1, whole genome shotgun sequence genomic DNA includes:
- the LOC123140125 gene encoding uncharacterized protein, producing the protein MTFIGSSYGKLIYYCNGYCRIIDVFTGDEVSTPRLPSRAGCSKLHLAGILTAPLASPNSHLLVSTESFLLDLRVGNDSWSELQLPCQFVIDHFVELDGQLIVSNSYGRSYALQLAPQHGLQEIKTKPVGGKPVVGRLVVCGDILLILSFGEFHRLDMSTEPATRVAVEKLGERALFVGAEAKSSALSCMSPELWGGRSDIVYFARTARPWFLYRLCGRPDRLQDRPTRPTRVEPAGFGSTPVQSSVRPLWLYPSMFYSDGQ; encoded by the coding sequence ATGACATTTATTGGATCCTCCTATGGTAAGCTCATCTACTACTGCAACGGATACTGTCGCATCATCGATGTGTTCACCGGCGACGAGGTCTCGACTCCACGTCTCCCATCCCGTGCTGGATGTTCAAAACTTCACTTGGCTGGCATTCTAACAGCCCCACTTGCATCACCCAACTCACATCTCCTTGTCAGTACCGAGTCCTTCCTGCTTGATCTGCGTGTTGGAAACGACTCTTGGTCCGAACTCCAGCTTCCTTGTCAGTTTGTAATAGACCATTTTGTGGAGTTGGATGGTCAGCTCATTGTCTCGAATAGCTATGGGAGATCCTACGCTCTGCAGCTGGCCCCTCAGCATGGCCTGCAGGAGATAAAAACCAAGCCTGTGGGAGGAAAGCCGGTGGTAGGAAGGCTGGTGGTTTGTGGTGATATACTTCTCATTCTCAGTTTTGGCGAGTTCCACCGCCTCGACATGTCAACTGAGCCCGCGACACGGGTGGCCGTGGAGAAGCTGGGCGAGCGGGCACTCTTTGTAGGGGCGgaagcgaagagctcggcactttCTTGCATGAGCCCGGAGCTATGGGGAGGAAGGAGCGACATCGTGTACTTTGCTCGTACAGCTCGACCTTGGTTTCTCTATAGGCTGTGTGGCAGGCCAGATCGCTTGCAGGATAGACCAACACGACCAACACGCGTTGAACCCGCAGGCTTTGGAAGCACCCCAGTGCAGTCATCAGTTCGGCCGCTCTGGCTGTACCCAAGCATGTTCTACTCGGATGGCCAATGA